The Syngnathoides biaculeatus isolate LvHL_M chromosome 6, ASM1980259v1, whole genome shotgun sequence genome has a window encoding:
- the ush1c gene encoding harmonin isoform X2: protein MERKVAREFRHKVELLIENEAEKDYLYDVLRMYHQSMDLPVLVGDLKLVINEPKRLPLFDAIRPLIPLKHQVEYDLLTPKRSRKLKEVRLDRTHRDGLGLSVRGGLEFGCGLYISQIVKDGQAGNVGLQVGDEIVRINGYSISSCIHEEVISLIKTKKIVSLKVRHVGMIPVKSSSDEPLKWQFVDQFVSESGEKKSSVAGLASIGGKEIKEKKVFLSLVGTKGMGISISSGPTQKPGIYISNVKSGSPSAEVGLQIGDQIVEVNGVDFTHVDHKEAVKVLKSSRSLTITVLTGAGSELFMTDEERLAVEARRELERQELMHQKRVALETNKILKEQQEKERQRKMEISQKAAEEEQRYKQEMERIEAVERKQHREWEEDYGTTERPLGPQIHRSPSPAPPEIETNQSPKAKTSQYEAFSFASEAEEDEQDGQGFQKYLEDFDPHSMFSSDQIAGRDVRLLRIRKMGQLDLALEGGADSPLGKLVVSSVYEGGAADKHGGIVAGDELLAVNGKILIDATLNEGQNSLARAWNSGGDWIDVVVAVSPPKHYEDEVTFF, encoded by the exons GTGGAGTTGCTGATTGAAAATGAAGCAGAGAAGGACTACTTGTACGATGTCCTCCGCATGTATCACCA GTCCATGGACTTGCCTGTGCTTGTTGGGGACCTGAAGCTGGTTATCAATGAACCAAAGCGTTTGCCCTTGTTTGATGCCATCAGACCGCTCATCCCACTCAAACACCAGGTGGAGTATGACCTGCTAACCCCGAAGAGGTCCAG GAAGCTGAAAGAGGTACGGTTAGATCGgacacatcgcgatggactgGGTCTCAGTGTCCGTGGAGGCTTGGAGTTTGGCTGTGGTCTTTACATATCACAAATTGTCAAAGATGGTCAGGCTGGAAATGTTGGTCTTCAG GTGGGTGACGAGATTGTCCGCATCAATGGATACTCCATCTCCTCCTGCATCCACGAGGAAGTCATCAGTCTTATCAAGACCAAGAAGATTGTGTCACTCAAAGTTAGAC ATGTGGGGATGATTCCTGTCAAAAG CTCATCAGATGAACCCCTCAAGTGGCAGTTTGTCGATCAGTTTGTGTCAGAATCTGGG GAGAAAAAAAGCAGTGTTGCTGGTTTGGCATCGATTGGAGGGAAGGAAATCAAGGAGAAGAAGGTCTTCCTCAGCCTCGTGGGCACCAAAGGTATGGGCATCAGCATCTCCAGTGGTCCCACGCAGAAACCTGGCATCTACATCAGCAACGTCAAATCTGGCTCGCCATCTGCGGAGGTCGGACTTCAG ATTGGAGACCAAATCGTGGAGGTGAATGGGGTGGACTTTACCCATGTGGACCACAAAGAG GCTGTAAAAGTCCTCAAAAGCAGCAGGAGCCTGACGATCACTGTTCTGACTGGAGCC GGCAGCGAGCTGTTTATGACGGATGAGGAGCGTTTGGCAGTGGAAGCACGCAGGGAACTGGAGAGGCAAGAGCTGATGCATCAGAAGAGGGTGGCTCTGGAGACCAACAAGATCCTTAAAGAGCAGCAGGAGAAGGAGAGACA AAGGAAAATGGAAATCTCCCAGAAGGCTGCAGAGGAAGAGCAGCGCTACAAGCAGGAGATGGAGAG GATTGAGGCTGTGGAGAGGAAACAACACAGAGAGTGGGAAGAGGACTATGGTACGACTGAGCGACCTCTCGGTCCTCAGATCCATAGGAGCCCATCACCCGCCCCACCTGAAATTGAAACCAACCAGTCTCCGAAAGCCAAAACGTCTC AGTATGAGGCCTTCTCATTCGCAAGTGAAGCTGAGGAGGATGAGCAGGACGGACAA GGCTTTCAGAAATACTTGGAAGACTTCGATCCCCACTCCATG TTCTCATCAGACCAGATTGCAGGACGAGACGTGAGACTACTGAGGATCAGAAAG ATGGGACAGCTTGACTTGGCTCTGGAGGGGGGCGCTGACTCACCTTTGGGGAAATTGGTGGTGTCGTCAGTGTACGAGGGAGGGGCTGCAGACAAACATG GTGGCATTGTTGCAGGTGATGAACTTctggctgtcaacgggaagaTCCTGATAGACGCTACACTGAATGAAGGACAAAACTCTCTGGCACGAGCCTGGAACAGTGGAGgg GACTGGATCGATGTTGTGGTTGCAGTGTCGCCCCCAAAACATTATGAAGATGAAGT AACATTCTTCTAG
- the ush1c gene encoding harmonin isoform X1, whose protein sequence is MERKVAREFRHKVELLIENEAEKDYLYDVLRMYHQSMDLPVLVGDLKLVINEPKRLPLFDAIRPLIPLKHQVEYDLLTPKRSRKLKEVRLDRTHRDGLGLSVRGGLEFGCGLYISQIVKDGQAGNVGLQVGDEIVRINGYSISSCIHEEVISLIKTKKIVSLKVRHVGMIPVKSSSDEPLKWQFVDQFVSESGEKKSSVAGLASIGGKEIKEKKVFLSLVGTKGMGISISSGPTQKPGIYISNVKSGSPSAEVGLQIGDQIVEVNGVDFTHVDHKEAVKVLKSSRSLTITVLTGAGSELFMTDEERLAVEARRELERQELMHQKRVALETNKILKEQQEKERQRKMEISQKAAEEEQRYKQEMERIEAVERKQHREWEEDYGTTERPLGPQIHRSPSPAPPEIETNQSPKAKTSQYEAFSFASEAEEDEQDGQGFQKYLEDFDPHSMFSSDQIAGRDVRLLRIRKMGQLDLALEGGADSPLGKLVVSSVYEGGAADKHGGIVAGDELLAVNGKILIDATLNEGQNSLARAWNSGGDWIDVVVAVSPPKHYEDEVPKSASVSCCVNRKVFEGSATLYRHGYLLQS, encoded by the exons GTGGAGTTGCTGATTGAAAATGAAGCAGAGAAGGACTACTTGTACGATGTCCTCCGCATGTATCACCA GTCCATGGACTTGCCTGTGCTTGTTGGGGACCTGAAGCTGGTTATCAATGAACCAAAGCGTTTGCCCTTGTTTGATGCCATCAGACCGCTCATCCCACTCAAACACCAGGTGGAGTATGACCTGCTAACCCCGAAGAGGTCCAG GAAGCTGAAAGAGGTACGGTTAGATCGgacacatcgcgatggactgGGTCTCAGTGTCCGTGGAGGCTTGGAGTTTGGCTGTGGTCTTTACATATCACAAATTGTCAAAGATGGTCAGGCTGGAAATGTTGGTCTTCAG GTGGGTGACGAGATTGTCCGCATCAATGGATACTCCATCTCCTCCTGCATCCACGAGGAAGTCATCAGTCTTATCAAGACCAAGAAGATTGTGTCACTCAAAGTTAGAC ATGTGGGGATGATTCCTGTCAAAAG CTCATCAGATGAACCCCTCAAGTGGCAGTTTGTCGATCAGTTTGTGTCAGAATCTGGG GAGAAAAAAAGCAGTGTTGCTGGTTTGGCATCGATTGGAGGGAAGGAAATCAAGGAGAAGAAGGTCTTCCTCAGCCTCGTGGGCACCAAAGGTATGGGCATCAGCATCTCCAGTGGTCCCACGCAGAAACCTGGCATCTACATCAGCAACGTCAAATCTGGCTCGCCATCTGCGGAGGTCGGACTTCAG ATTGGAGACCAAATCGTGGAGGTGAATGGGGTGGACTTTACCCATGTGGACCACAAAGAG GCTGTAAAAGTCCTCAAAAGCAGCAGGAGCCTGACGATCACTGTTCTGACTGGAGCC GGCAGCGAGCTGTTTATGACGGATGAGGAGCGTTTGGCAGTGGAAGCACGCAGGGAACTGGAGAGGCAAGAGCTGATGCATCAGAAGAGGGTGGCTCTGGAGACCAACAAGATCCTTAAAGAGCAGCAGGAGAAGGAGAGACA AAGGAAAATGGAAATCTCCCAGAAGGCTGCAGAGGAAGAGCAGCGCTACAAGCAGGAGATGGAGAG GATTGAGGCTGTGGAGAGGAAACAACACAGAGAGTGGGAAGAGGACTATGGTACGACTGAGCGACCTCTCGGTCCTCAGATCCATAGGAGCCCATCACCCGCCCCACCTGAAATTGAAACCAACCAGTCTCCGAAAGCCAAAACGTCTC AGTATGAGGCCTTCTCATTCGCAAGTGAAGCTGAGGAGGATGAGCAGGACGGACAA GGCTTTCAGAAATACTTGGAAGACTTCGATCCCCACTCCATG TTCTCATCAGACCAGATTGCAGGACGAGACGTGAGACTACTGAGGATCAGAAAG ATGGGACAGCTTGACTTGGCTCTGGAGGGGGGCGCTGACTCACCTTTGGGGAAATTGGTGGTGTCGTCAGTGTACGAGGGAGGGGCTGCAGACAAACATG GTGGCATTGTTGCAGGTGATGAACTTctggctgtcaacgggaagaTCCTGATAGACGCTACACTGAATGAAGGACAAAACTCTCTGGCACGAGCCTGGAACAGTGGAGgg GACTGGATCGATGTTGTGGTTGCAGTGTCGCCCCCAAAACATTATGAAGATGAAGT CCCAAAGTCAGCATCAGTCAGTTGCTGTGTGAACAGAAAGGTGTTTGAAGGCAGTGCAACTCTGTACAGGCACGGCTACCTGCTTCAGTCCTAA
- the ush1c gene encoding harmonin isoform X3 has protein sequence MSMDLPVLVGDLKLVINEPKRLPLFDAIRPLIPLKHQVEYDLLTPKRSRKLKEVRLDRTHRDGLGLSVRGGLEFGCGLYISQIVKDGQAGNVGLQVGDEIVRINGYSISSCIHEEVISLIKTKKIVSLKVRHVGMIPVKSSSDEPLKWQFVDQFVSESGEKKSSVAGLASIGGKEIKEKKVFLSLVGTKGMGISISSGPTQKPGIYISNVKSGSPSAEVGLQIGDQIVEVNGVDFTHVDHKEAVKVLKSSRSLTITVLTGAGSELFMTDEERLAVEARRELERQELMHQKRVALETNKILKEQQEKERQRKMEISQKAAEEEQRYKQEMERIEAVERKQHREWEEDYGTTERPLGPQIHRSPSPAPPEIETNQSPKAKTSQYEAFSFASEAEEDEQDGQGFQKYLEDFDPHSMFSSDQIAGRDVRLLRIRKMGQLDLALEGGADSPLGKLVVSSVYEGGAADKHGGIVAGDELLAVNGKILIDATLNEGQNSLARAWNSGGDWIDVVVAVSPPKHYEDEVPKSASVSCCVNRKVFEGSATLYRHGYLLQS, from the exons at GTCCATGGACTTGCCTGTGCTTGTTGGGGACCTGAAGCTGGTTATCAATGAACCAAAGCGTTTGCCCTTGTTTGATGCCATCAGACCGCTCATCCCACTCAAACACCAGGTGGAGTATGACCTGCTAACCCCGAAGAGGTCCAG GAAGCTGAAAGAGGTACGGTTAGATCGgacacatcgcgatggactgGGTCTCAGTGTCCGTGGAGGCTTGGAGTTTGGCTGTGGTCTTTACATATCACAAATTGTCAAAGATGGTCAGGCTGGAAATGTTGGTCTTCAG GTGGGTGACGAGATTGTCCGCATCAATGGATACTCCATCTCCTCCTGCATCCACGAGGAAGTCATCAGTCTTATCAAGACCAAGAAGATTGTGTCACTCAAAGTTAGAC ATGTGGGGATGATTCCTGTCAAAAG CTCATCAGATGAACCCCTCAAGTGGCAGTTTGTCGATCAGTTTGTGTCAGAATCTGGG GAGAAAAAAAGCAGTGTTGCTGGTTTGGCATCGATTGGAGGGAAGGAAATCAAGGAGAAGAAGGTCTTCCTCAGCCTCGTGGGCACCAAAGGTATGGGCATCAGCATCTCCAGTGGTCCCACGCAGAAACCTGGCATCTACATCAGCAACGTCAAATCTGGCTCGCCATCTGCGGAGGTCGGACTTCAG ATTGGAGACCAAATCGTGGAGGTGAATGGGGTGGACTTTACCCATGTGGACCACAAAGAG GCTGTAAAAGTCCTCAAAAGCAGCAGGAGCCTGACGATCACTGTTCTGACTGGAGCC GGCAGCGAGCTGTTTATGACGGATGAGGAGCGTTTGGCAGTGGAAGCACGCAGGGAACTGGAGAGGCAAGAGCTGATGCATCAGAAGAGGGTGGCTCTGGAGACCAACAAGATCCTTAAAGAGCAGCAGGAGAAGGAGAGACA AAGGAAAATGGAAATCTCCCAGAAGGCTGCAGAGGAAGAGCAGCGCTACAAGCAGGAGATGGAGAG GATTGAGGCTGTGGAGAGGAAACAACACAGAGAGTGGGAAGAGGACTATGGTACGACTGAGCGACCTCTCGGTCCTCAGATCCATAGGAGCCCATCACCCGCCCCACCTGAAATTGAAACCAACCAGTCTCCGAAAGCCAAAACGTCTC AGTATGAGGCCTTCTCATTCGCAAGTGAAGCTGAGGAGGATGAGCAGGACGGACAA GGCTTTCAGAAATACTTGGAAGACTTCGATCCCCACTCCATG TTCTCATCAGACCAGATTGCAGGACGAGACGTGAGACTACTGAGGATCAGAAAG ATGGGACAGCTTGACTTGGCTCTGGAGGGGGGCGCTGACTCACCTTTGGGGAAATTGGTGGTGTCGTCAGTGTACGAGGGAGGGGCTGCAGACAAACATG GTGGCATTGTTGCAGGTGATGAACTTctggctgtcaacgggaagaTCCTGATAGACGCTACACTGAATGAAGGACAAAACTCTCTGGCACGAGCCTGGAACAGTGGAGgg GACTGGATCGATGTTGTGGTTGCAGTGTCGCCCCCAAAACATTATGAAGATGAAGT CCCAAAGTCAGCATCAGTCAGTTGCTGTGTGAACAGAAAGGTGTTTGAAGGCAGTGCAACTCTGTACAGGCACGGCTACCTGCTTCAGTCCTAA
- the LOC133502396 gene encoding harmonin-like has protein sequence MPVWQVSETEREDLEESEKVQHWVERLCQTRLEQISCVENESPELSPPLSPPPEPKVKRFPGGLHLATTDLDDINLDHVDQSLKGPLKRLAPTPPIMSQPPPPLPLPPPSPKLNPTHPKYSSSSKVCSQHRPASPPNTSSTLTNKGRRPHPSQAPHRASSHYPPPSQSTRPPSSPQPTPTPHPLPPPPPPPPPPPPPPPPPPPQQSEERASALSAYRHHNLPHPSSPPEHRSEWEAGGYLPRGGIYSSNASEISYPSSPKVMRNTSQASRISTPSLQLAPSPPNQRHPMPPVMSKPVMLPQSQTHRPDPLRPAVRSDGLPAEMLKRMVPFNSSFKSNNKPQVI, from the exons ATGCCTGTATGGCAGGTTTCAGAGACAGAGAGGGAAGACCTCGAGGAGTCTGAGAAAGTACAGCACTGGGTTGAGCGTCTTTGTCAGACTCGCTTGGAACAAATATCTTGTGTGGAAAACGAGTCACCTGAG CTGTCACCCCCACTGTCACCTCCCCCGGAGCCCAAGGTGAAGCGTTTTCCTGGTGGCCTGCACCTGGCCACTACTGATCTGGATGACATTAACTTGGATCATGTGGATCAGAGCCTGAAGGGGCCGCTTAAGAGACTCGCCCCAACCCCACCAATTATGAGCCAGCCTCCGCCTCCTTTGCCTCTCCCGCCGCCTTCACCCAAACTaaaccccacccaccccaaatattcttcttcttcaaaagtATGTTCACAGCACCGGCCTGCGTCACCACCCAACACCTCGTCTACCTTGACCAACAAGGGCCGCAGACCTCATCCATCTCAAGCCCCTCATCGAGCTTCCTCCCATTATCCCCCTCCATCTCAGTCGACCCGCCCGCCCTCATCCCCACAGCCCACCCCGACACCTCACCCACTgccgccccctcccccacccccacctccacccccgccgcccccacctcccccaccGCCCCAACAATCTGAAGAAAGAGCAAGTGCCCTCAGTGCATACCGTCATCATAACCTGCCTCACCCGTCCAGTCCACCTGAGCACAGGAGTGAGTGGGAGGCGGGTGGATACCTGCCGAGAGGGGGCATCTACTCATCCAACGCTAGTGAAATCTCCTACCCATCTAGTCCCAAG GTTATGAGAAACACGTCACAGGCCAGTCGCATTTCTACTCCTTCCCTG CAACTGGCACCTAGTCCTCCGAACCAGCGGCATCCAATGCCCCCCGTCATGTCGAAGCCCGTCATGCTGCCTCAGTCGCAGACCCATCGACCGGACCCGCTCAGACCTGCTGTTCGTTCTGATGGCCTG CCTGCAGAAATGTTGAAACGGATGGTGCCTTTCAACTCTTCTTTTAAATCCAACAACAAACCCCAAGTAATCTAA